From Scytonema millei VB511283, the proteins below share one genomic window:
- the modB gene encoding molybdate ABC transporter permease subunit yields the protein MFNDISPLWISLKTSLIATTITFFLGIIAAYWMLGYRGKWRSIIEGIFILPLILPPTVVGFLLLVLFGKYGILGQFLAAFNLNIVFTWYAAVITATVVAFPLMYKTTLGAFEQIDANLIRVARTLGASEWTVFWRVSFPLAIPGIISGATLAFARALGEFGATLMLAGNIPGQTQTIPMAIYFSVEGGSMQEAWGWVLVIIMISLSGIVAVNFWQETRRHSGVGRGGFPNPPVQESGTGEQIPITESKLFVNIQKQLAEFDLNVTFSNDDRPLGLLGASGAGKSMILRCLAGIETPNAGKIELNGRVLFDSQRQINLPTRDRKIGFLFQNYALFPHLTVGQNIAFGLPKATPKKQIIQVVETQLVSMQLHGCANRYPHQLSGGQQQRVALARALASQPEALLLDEPFSALDTHLRSQLEQQLISILSNYQGVTLFVSHNLEEAYRVCQNLLVMEKGIAIASGSKYDIFERPQTYSVAQLTGCKNFSRAEIAVDGMVKATDWGVELQVTESISEQLKYVGIRAHQIIFTTDSNRENTFPCFLAQTSETPHRMTVYLKLYQQPTNPSDYHLQAEVFKEKWEILKGRSFPWYIRLDPMRLILMT from the coding sequence ATGTTCAATGACATTTCCCCTCTATGGATTTCTCTAAAAACCTCCTTAATTGCCACAACTATTACTTTCTTTCTCGGAATTATCGCCGCCTATTGGATGCTAGGGTATCGAGGTAAGTGGCGATCGATAATTGAGGGAATATTTATCTTGCCTCTCATTTTACCACCAACAGTAGTAGGTTTTTTATTACTAGTACTATTTGGAAAATACGGCATACTAGGACAATTTTTAGCCGCTTTTAATCTCAATATTGTCTTCACCTGGTATGCAGCCGTCATCACCGCTACAGTAGTAGCCTTTCCATTAATGTACAAGACTACCTTGGGAGCATTTGAACAAATCGACGCAAATTTAATTCGTGTAGCAAGAACATTAGGTGCTTCTGAATGGACTGTTTTCTGGCGTGTCAGCTTTCCTTTAGCAATTCCTGGAATTATTAGTGGTGCGACGCTAGCTTTTGCCCGCGCGTTAGGAGAATTTGGTGCAACATTAATGTTAGCAGGTAATATCCCAGGACAAACGCAAACTATTCCGATGGCTATTTACTTCTCAGTTGAAGGCGGATCGATGCAAGAAGCTTGGGGATGGGTGCTAGTCATCATCATGATTTCTCTGTCTGGGATTGTAGCAGTCAATTTTTGGCAAGAAACGAGAAGACATTCGGGAGTCGGTAGGGGTGGGTTTCCAAACCCTCCCGTACAGGAGTCGGGAACTGGGGAGCAAATACCAATTACCGAATCAAAATTATTTGTAAATATTCAAAAACAATTAGCAGAATTCGATCTGAATGTAACTTTTAGTAATGACGATCGCCCATTAGGACTTTTGGGAGCTTCTGGCGCAGGTAAAAGTATGATTTTGCGCTGTCTGGCAGGGATTGAAACGCCTAATGCTGGTAAAATTGAGTTAAATGGGCGGGTGCTGTTTGATTCTCAACGCCAAATTAATCTTCCCACACGCGATCGCAAAATTGGTTTTCTTTTTCAGAACTATGCTTTATTTCCTCACCTAACAGTAGGACAAAATATTGCCTTCGGTTTACCAAAAGCTACGCCAAAAAAACAAATTATCCAAGTCGTAGAAACTCAACTTGTATCAATGCAACTACATGGTTGTGCTAATCGTTATCCCCATCAACTTTCCGGCGGACAACAACAGCGAGTCGCTTTAGCACGGGCTTTAGCCAGTCAACCAGAAGCATTGTTATTGGACGAACCGTTTTCAGCTTTAGATACTCATTTACGCAGTCAATTAGAACAGCAATTAATTTCTATTCTGTCTAATTATCAAGGTGTAACTCTGTTTGTCAGCCATAATTTAGAAGAAGCTTATCGAGTTTGTCAAAATTTATTGGTCATGGAAAAAGGAATTGCGATCGCTAGCGGTTCCAAATACGATATATTTGAACGTCCTCAAACTTACAGCGTAGCTCAATTAACTGGATGTAAAAACTTTTCTCGTGCCGAGATTGCTGTTGATGGAATGGTAAAAGCAACAGATTGGGGAGTAGAGTTACAGGTTACAGAATCTATTTCCGAACAATTAAAATATGTAGGAATTCGCGCCCATCAAATTATTTTCACGACTGACTCAAACCGCGAAAATACTTTTCCTTGTTTTTTAGCTCAAACTAGCGAAACTCCCCATCGTATGACTGTATATCTCAAGTTGTACCAACAGCCAACAAACCCCAGCGATTATCACCTGCAAGCAGAAGTTTTTAAGGAAAAGTGGGAGATTCTGAAAGGGCGATCGTTTCCCTGGTATATTAGGCTAGATCCAATGCGGCTAATTTTAATGACGTAA
- a CDS encoding class I SAM-dependent methyltransferase: MSIYNVIGKSYSQFRFPDRRIVDFILSVLQLPPGSTIADIGAGTGGYSRAIAERGFLVYAVEPSEVMRSQAIPHAQMKWVDGCAEAIPLPDNSVDAAICILSLHHFTDLEAALLEIHRVVRTGATAFFTYDSQARKDFWLDDYFPFLWEYDEDSFFPLEYIVSFIQTHLKKTVDIYRFPLPPDLTDLFLAAGWQQPKMYLNSEIRASMSAFALTDPQLVETGVKQLEADLASGEWQIKYGKYLEFTEFDVGYRIIVAK; the protein is encoded by the coding sequence ATGTCCATTTATAATGTTATCGGCAAGTCTTATTCGCAATTTCGGTTTCCAGATCGCCGGATTGTAGATTTCATCCTGAGTGTCCTCCAGTTGCCTCCTGGTAGTACGATCGCCGATATTGGTGCGGGTACGGGAGGATATAGTCGGGCGATCGCAGAACGAGGATTTTTAGTCTATGCTGTCGAACCTTCTGAGGTGATGCGTTCTCAGGCTATACCTCATGCTCAAATGAAGTGGGTTGATGGATGTGCAGAGGCAATTCCTTTACCCGATAATTCAGTTGATGCAGCGATTTGTATTTTGTCTTTACATCATTTTACAGATTTAGAAGCTGCTTTGTTGGAAATACATCGAGTTGTCAGGACGGGGGCGACCGCTTTTTTTACTTATGATTCTCAAGCTAGAAAAGATTTTTGGTTGGATGATTATTTTCCGTTTCTTTGGGAATATGATGAAGACTCATTTTTCCCCCTGGAATATATTGTATCGTTTATTCAAACTCATCTTAAAAAGACAGTAGATATCTACCGTTTTCCTTTACCACCAGATTTAACAGATTTGTTTCTTGCCGCAGGTTGGCAGCAACCAAAAATGTATTTAAATTCTGAAATTCGGGCGAGTATGTCAGCTTTTGCTTTAACCGATCCTCAGTTGGTGGAGACGGGTGTGAAGCAACTAGAAGCAGATTTAGCAAGTGGTGAATGGCAGATAAAATATGGCAAATATTTAGAATTTACAGAATTTGATGTTGGTTATCGAATTATAGTTGCTAAATGA